The DNA sequence CCAGGCTGCACCCGGTTCTGTTTCCATCATCGATCTGAAGGTCGATTTTGGGGATGGCCCTACCCTCGGCGCTTATTGGGGGATTGTCGATTGACGTTTCTAATTCAACAACTTTCCGGTGGTGACCGATTTGCGTTCGTTTCGAGGTATGGCTCTGACGCTCGGTGGCGCAAGACCGCGTCGGAAGTCCGATTGAGAACACCGCGACCGCGTTATCTCGCTGGCGCGGCGCACAAGCGTGATGCGGATAGAGACTTTGGTGAACGCATTTTGTTGGCAGAAGAAGCAGGATGCCTAGTTCTCAACGGTGCTTATGTATACGATTATGGTCTTGTGATCAAAGAAAATACCATGCTACTCGACAAGGCGTTGACAGTGCCTCCGGACGGGCTCGGAGCTTGGGGATTTTACACTGGCGTAGAGCGATCGGGCAATGGAACGTACAACCTGCGAGGTTCCGTTCTGCGTAGGGAAACTGTAAAACAGGCAGTGGTTCTACTGCGCCGTGGAGATGGGGTGCATGGGCATTGGCTACTCGAAGTTTTGCCTCGCGTACTAGTCGCCAAAAAATTCGTCGGAGATGATGCAACTTTTGTTGTTGCAGCGCACACACCAGACTACCAAATAGAAATGTTGGAAGCTCTCGGCGTTTCGCGCGATCGGCTATTTCGATTGGCTCGCGATGAGGCCTTATTGTGTGAAGAACTGTACGTTCCCAGCGTGGCTCACACTAACGAACTTTGGGTTCATCCGTTCGCAAATGAAACATATAACGAACTCATCCGTCACGTCAACCATCGTCAACAGCTCAGCAGTTCTGTGAGCAGACTTTTATTTGTGACCCGTGGAACCCGAGAACGTGATCCCCGTCCTTTGTTAAACTACGCTAACCTAGAAGAAATTGCTAGGGCGAACGAATACGAAATCGTTGACCCTGGCGTTGTTCCCTGGCATGATCAGATTCGCCTTTTCTCTCAGGCTAGCAAAATTGTTGGCTTATGCGGCTCTGGCCTTCATAACACCGTGTTTACTGGGCGCGACGCGCATGTTTGCACTTTGCAGCCGAATCAAAACAATAACTTCTTGCAGTCTTCTATCGCCGCCATTCGTGGGCATGAAGTATCCTATTTGTTAGGTGAGGCCTTTTCGGCATTCGACAAGCGCACGCATGACGCAGGCTATATTGTAGATCCTAAGCTATTTAAGCTATTATTGCAGCATTTGTTGTAGAATACCGCATCGGCTCAAAATATTCCGCTGTGCTTCCATTTGGAAGCATTTGTTTCAACGAATAGACGCCTGTCATTCGCTGGAGTTCAGACACGGTCCTCTCTTCGCCCGCGGTGCCGACGTCAGTGGTCTGGCGCTGGCGGCATCGTTTTGCCGCGGAAGACATTACCCCATCAGTAAGGTAAGGCTCCGCCGAAGGCCGTCTGGCGATCGGCGCGGCTGGTGTCGATAGTCGCGCGCGTGGCGCGGGGATCGTGTCCACTATCGATGATGGACACTATCTCCGAATATTCCGTCGCCGCGTCCGGCGTGATCGTTACGGGCAGGATCGGCGCGTGTTCCTGCGGCGCAGTCGCGACGACGCCGAACTGCCGACGCCAGGTGAAGAGCTGATTGGTGTTGAGGTCGTGCCGCCGCGCGACCTCGGCGATCGAAGCGCCCTCCTCGAGGCTCTCGTCGTATTCGTCCGGCCGCGGCCGCCTTACGAATCAGTGCATCGGATAAGACACTGTGACTAGCCACAGGATAGTCACAGAGAGCCATGGATCGCATCGAGGTCATCACGTCGGTCGAGCGACGTCGCAAACGTAAGGCTCCGCCGAAGCTTTCAATTACCCACAAATTCACTCAGCGCTGCCTCCGCGCCTATCTCGATATCGGTTAGGCGCGCGAGGCCACGCCATATAACAATGCTGCCCGGCGGCGAGTCGCCGGCCCTTGCGAGATAGCCCCCCAATCGAGCGAGCTTTATGAGGTAGAAGCTGAGCGTCGTAGGCATTCGCCGTAGGCCGCAGAACGACGTATTCGACGCTGACGGCGGAGCGGTCAGTGCGGGCCAGTTACGCTGCGTTGGCGGCGGTTCAAATGATGCGCCTTCCACGCTCCAGGGCAGCGTTTTGCGGCAACTTCGCAAGAACGACGCAAGGCACGGTTCCCTTGGCGACAGTTCGCCAAGTCGTAAGTTTGCGGACGCGAACGGTTTTGAAGGGATCAGCGCTCATGAGCACGCTCGAAGAGATGAAGCGAGACGGTCGCTCGACGGCGGAGTTGATAGCGGCTTCGTTGGCGCAGATCGATGATGAGGACGGGAAGCGTGCTTCTTGTAATCCCCTAGCAGTGTTGGAAGCTCGGGGGACAAGAGAGGTCTTCGACGCCGCGATCGCACTGTCTGGCGCGCGGGATTCGAAGTCACGAAGGCTCGGGGTTACCATTCTAGGCCAGTTGGGCTCACCCGCGCGCACCTTTCCAGAGGAATGCTGCGACG is a window from the Methylosinus sp. C49 genome containing:
- a CDS encoding glycosyltransferase family 61 protein, which translates into the protein MTFLIQQLSGGDRFAFVSRYGSDARWRKTASEVRLRTPRPRYLAGAAHKRDADRDFGERILLAEEAGCLVLNGAYVYDYGLVIKENTMLLDKALTVPPDGLGAWGFYTGVERSGNGTYNLRGSVLRRETVKQAVVLLRRGDGVHGHWLLEVLPRVLVAKKFVGDDATFVVAAHTPDYQIEMLEALGVSRDRLFRLARDEALLCEELYVPSVAHTNELWVHPFANETYNELIRHVNHRQQLSSSVSRLLFVTRGTRERDPRPLLNYANLEEIARANEYEIVDPGVVPWHDQIRLFSQASKIVGLCGSGLHNTVFTGRDAHVCTLQPNQNNNFLQSSIAAIRGHEVSYLLGEAFSAFDKRTHDAGYIVDPKLFKLLLQHLL